The following proteins come from a genomic window of Carassius carassius chromosome 10, fCarCar2.1, whole genome shotgun sequence:
- the LOC132151245 gene encoding isotocin receptor-like, translated as MESLLKETIFWPFNDSWANSSRGNDSRGLNQTVNPLKRNEEVAKVEVTVLGLILLLALVGNLCVLVAIQASKHSQSRMYYFMKHLSIADLVVAVFQVLPQLIWDITFRFYGPDFLCRLVKYLQVVGMFASTYMLVLMSIDRCLAIWQPLRSLRRRKDRFFVLASWIISLLFSLPQVYIFSLKEVGDGVFDCWGDFVQPWGAKAYVIWISLTIYIIPVAILSVCYGLISYKIWQNFKLKTRRDQSLSLTPRPAKGTALSRVSSVKLISKAKIRTVKMTFVIVLAYIICWTPFFSVQMWSAWDPMAPREAMAFIIAMLLASLNSCCNPWIYMFFADHLFRDLMQHCLMASLCGCKRQWRSKSPSGTGAMRSTSSQKSVTQSSTT; from the exons ATGGAGAGCCTGCTGAAAGAAACGATCTTCTGGCCCTTCAACGACTCCTGGGCCAATTCAAGCAGGGGAAACGACAGCAGGGGACTGAACCAAACCGTAAATCCTCTGAAGCGCAACGAAGAAGTGGCAAAAGTCGAAGTAACCGTGCTTGGGTTGATTCTGCTGCTGGCCCTCGTCGGCAACCTGTGCGTCCTTGTGGCTATCCAGGCGAGTAAACACAGTCAGTCGCGTATGTACTATTTTATGAAACATCTGAGCATTGCTGACCTGGTGGTGGCGGTTTTTCAAGTTCTACCCCAACTTATCTGGGACATCACCTTTCGTTTTTATGGACCAGACTTTCTGTGCCGCCTGGTGAAGTACCTACAGGTGGTTGGCATGTTCGCGTCCACTTACATGCTCGTGCTGATGTCTATCGACAGATGTTTGGCTATATGGCAACCTCTTCGATCCCTGCGCCGTCGAAAGGACCGTTTTTTCGTGCTGGCCTCTTGGATTATAAGCCTGCTCTTCAGTTTGCCACAGGTGTACATCTTCTCCCTCAAAGAGGTGGGCGACGGGGTGTTCGACTGCTGGGGGGATTTTGTTCAGCCCTGGGGCGCAAAGGCTTACGTTATATGGATTAGTCTCACAATCTATATCATTCCTGTAGCCATTTTAAGCGTTTGTTATGGACTTATAAGTTATAAAATATGGCAAAACTTTAAGCTTAAGACCCGGCGCGATCAGAGTCTGTCCTTGACCCCGCGGCCAGCCAAGGGCACCGCGCTCTCCCGCGTCAGCAGCGTCAAGTTGATCTCCAAAGCTAAGATCAGGACAGTGAAAATGACCTTTGTGATCGTCCTGGCTTATATCATCTGCTGGACGCCGTTTTTTTCCGTTCAGATGTGGTCTGCCTGGGATCCAATGGCTCCAAGAGAAG CTATGGCGTTCATTATTGCGATGCTTCTGGCCAGTCTCAACAGCTGCTGTAACCCCTGGATCTACATGTTTTTCGCTGATCATCTGTTCCGGGATCTCATGCAGCACTGTCTTATGGCATCACTCTGTGGCTGTAAGAGGCAATGGAGATCCAAGAGCCCTTCAGGCACGGGTGCAATGAGGAGCACCAGCAGCCAGAAGAGTGTGACACAGTCCTCTACTACATGA